One region of Elusimicrobiota bacterium genomic DNA includes:
- the fabZ gene encoding 3-hydroxyacyl-ACP dehydratase FabZ: MNEIKPPSRKPVRIILCEEILKLIPHRYPFLLVDRVEITEENKSCIGVKCVSANELYFHGHFPQKPIMPGVLIIEGMAQTGAAMMMGLPEIKGHFAFLAGIRAAKFRRQVVPGEVLKFYVEILRFKGSAGKVRGRAFVEDELAAEAELTFAVA, from the coding sequence ATGAATGAAATCAAGCCGCCGTCCCGTAAACCTGTCAGGATCATTCTCTGCGAGGAAATTTTAAAACTCATACCGCACCGCTATCCCTTTCTGCTGGTGGACCGGGTAGAGATCACCGAAGAAAACAAAAGCTGCATAGGCGTAAAATGCGTCTCCGCCAACGAACTTTATTTCCACGGCCATTTCCCGCAAAAACCCATAATGCCGGGGGTGCTGATCATTGAGGGCATGGCCCAGACAGGGGCGGCGATGATGATGGGCCTTCCGGAAATCAAGGGCCATTTCGCCTTCCTCGCAGGCATAAGAGCGGCCAAATTTCGCAGGCAGGTGGTGCCCGGAGAAGTGCTTAAATTTTACGTTGAGATACTGCGCTTCAAAGGCAGCGCGGGCAAGGTGCGCGGCCGGGCCTTTGTTGAAGACGAGCTTGCGG
- the lpxC gene encoding UDP-3-O-acyl-N-acetylglucosamine deacetylase, whose protein sequence is MFRKTIKNRITLEGTGLHKGTPARVTFLPAPGSSGIRFISPLFSSPIPALLENVSGTARGTNIGDGKNILYTVEHLLSAAAGLGVDDLDIEISGLEPPAMDGSALPFAKALLEAGMRDKPGSKRSYARLAAPVEFSKGETRYRAEPAASGAAFRLVYEYPHPLVGRQAVEFCLSPEIYLKEIAPARTFAFSHEIKALKAAGLALGGSLENAVLIDETEILAHNGLRFADEFARHKLLDLIGDLALTGLFFEGLIIEAERPGHAGNVNFAKLLVNHSARAL, encoded by the coding sequence ATGTTTCGAAAAACGATCAAAAATAGAATAACCCTTGAAGGAACGGGCCTTCACAAGGGAACCCCGGCACGCGTAACTTTCCTGCCCGCCCCCGGCTCATCAGGCATACGCTTTATAAGCCCCCTTTTTTCCAGCCCCATACCGGCCCTGCTTGAAAATGTAAGCGGCACGGCGCGCGGCACCAATATAGGCGACGGAAAAAACATTCTTTACACTGTTGAGCATTTGCTTTCCGCAGCCGCGGGCCTTGGCGTGGACGATCTGGATATTGAGATCTCCGGCTTGGAACCTCCGGCCATGGACGGCTCGGCCCTGCCATTTGCCAAAGCCCTGCTTGAAGCCGGCATGAGGGACAAGCCCGGTTCGAAGCGCTCATACGCGCGCCTGGCCGCGCCGGTGGAATTTTCAAAAGGCGAAACCAGGTACCGCGCCGAACCCGCGGCTTCCGGCGCTGCCTTCAGGCTGGTTTATGAATACCCGCACCCTCTGGTGGGCAGGCAGGCGGTGGAGTTTTGCCTTTCACCCGAAATATACCTCAAAGAAATAGCCCCGGCGCGCACCTTTGCCTTCAGCCACGAAATAAAAGCCCTGAAAGCGGCGGGCCTCGCTTTAGGCGGCTCGCTTGAAAACGCCGTGTTAATAGACGAAACGGAAATACTCGCTCATAACGGCCTGCGATTCGCCGACGAATTCGCCAGGCACAAACTGCTGGACCTTATCGGCGACCTGGCGCTGACAGGTTTATTTTTTGAAGGCCTTATTATCGAAGCCGAACGTCCCGGACACGCGGGCAATGTCAATTTTGCTAAACTGTTAGTAAATCATAGCGCAAGAGCGCTATGA
- the lpxD gene encoding UDP-3-O-(3-hydroxymyristoyl)glucosamine N-acyltransferase: protein MKLTAEAVAKLTGGELRGAGISAEITGAAPLDKAGPKDLSFLADAKYAELAGRSNAGCLLASPTAAETLKNFQGTLILVNNPKLAFSLALAALEKELRPLKARVCHPSAIISITARLGKDIYIGPLTVIEDGAVIGDRAYIDAQCFVGAKAKIGSDARLYPGVKVLDGCEIGERSILHSGAVAGSDGYGYTPDGGLHKKIPQIGRVIIGSDVEIGANTAIDRAALEATIIGDGTKIDNLVHIAHNVRVGKNCLVLAQAGIAGSAVIGDNAVLAGQAAVSDHITIGDNTVVMGKTAVISDLGPNQIVFGHVARPHLQAMKIEALLSKLPEMHAAIRKIKKHLGITDVSKNDQK, encoded by the coding sequence ATGAAATTAACGGCTGAAGCCGTGGCGAAACTGACCGGCGGCGAGCTGCGCGGCGCAGGCATCAGCGCCGAAATAACGGGCGCCGCCCCGCTTGACAAAGCCGGTCCGAAAGACCTCAGTTTCCTGGCGGACGCCAAATATGCCGAGCTCGCCGGGCGTTCAAACGCCGGCTGCCTGCTGGCAAGCCCGACGGCGGCGGAGACGCTTAAGAATTTTCAGGGAACGTTGATCCTGGTTAATAATCCCAAGCTGGCTTTCAGCCTTGCGCTTGCGGCGCTTGAGAAGGAACTGCGCCCCCTTAAAGCGCGTGTTTGCCACCCTTCCGCCATTATCTCCATAACAGCGCGGCTTGGAAAAGATATTTATATAGGTCCGTTAACCGTAATTGAGGATGGCGCTGTTATCGGCGACAGAGCTTATATTGACGCGCAATGCTTTGTGGGCGCCAAGGCTAAAATAGGCTCTGACGCCCGCCTTTACCCGGGTGTAAAAGTGCTGGACGGCTGTGAAATAGGAGAACGCTCAATATTGCACTCCGGCGCCGTTGCGGGCTCCGACGGCTACGGCTATACGCCCGACGGCGGATTGCATAAAAAAATCCCCCAGATAGGCAGGGTAATTATTGGTTCTGACGTTGAAATAGGCGCCAACACCGCCATAGACCGGGCGGCCCTTGAAGCCACAATAATAGGCGACGGGACAAAAATAGACAACCTGGTGCACATCGCCCATAATGTGCGCGTCGGGAAAAATTGTCTTGTTCTGGCGCAGGCCGGAATAGCCGGCTCCGCCGTTATAGGGGACAACGCCGTCCTCGCCGGCCAGGCCGCTGTTTCAGACCACATAACCATAGGCGACAACACGGTGGTAATGGGCAAAACGGCCGTTATCTCGGATTTGGGCCCCAACCAGATAGTTTTTGGGCATGTCGCAAGACCCCACCTGCAGGCCATGAAAATAGAGGCCCTGCTTTCAAAACTTCCGGAAATGCACGCCGCCATCCGCAAAATAAAAAAACATCTGGGAATTACCGATGTTTCGAAAAACGATCAAAAATAG
- a CDS encoding OmpH family outer membrane protein, with the protein MKGRANNRELREYPDTFVLFFIRAAVMIFACAALTLFSAPRAAALELSLEENKGESGTIGYVDIDRVFKDFSGTSNAREEFLTEIKKKEDALNIKKQAIFSLKADIAKLKQEHAFALTLPGLMRQAEEISAAVAKAAENASPQISTQTANDANPQIATSTAAVQSSTQTTKAANPQISVADSASGPRQASVTVADSANGPRQTSVTTSTAAVQLSTRTVKAATPQISTGAVQVNISTADIASGTALGQINGPTIAVNAILISTASSTADEVFPSTGQPGLAGIDMPGISRVPLNYFKFSVSTSAAEIDVVITAKEAELSKKEEELRQAQHRTERELLEYETHKSEIILGRIYLALKELAVKEGVSVVVDKRNILFGHSAVDLTDKLIKKLEESPI; encoded by the coding sequence ATGAAAGGACGTGCGAATAACCGCGAATTGAGGGAATATCCGGACACATTTGTATTGTTTTTTATTCGCGCGGCCGTTATGATATTCGCATGTGCCGCGCTAACCCTTTTCTCCGCCCCACGCGCGGCGGCGCTTGAACTTTCACTTGAAGAAAACAAGGGAGAATCCGGCACCATAGGTTACGTCGATATAGACCGTGTTTTCAAGGACTTTTCCGGCACCTCAAACGCCAGGGAGGAGTTTTTAACCGAAATAAAAAAGAAAGAAGACGCCCTGAATATTAAAAAACAGGCCATTTTTTCCCTGAAAGCCGACATAGCAAAACTGAAACAGGAACACGCATTCGCCCTTACTTTGCCCGGCCTCATGCGCCAGGCTGAGGAAATATCCGCCGCGGTCGCCAAAGCCGCCGAAAATGCAAGCCCGCAGATTTCAACACAAACGGCTAACGACGCAAATCCTCAGATTGCCACTTCCACCGCCGCCGTACAATCCTCAACACAAACAACTAAAGCCGCGAACCCGCAAATTTCAGTCGCGGACAGCGCCAGTGGCCCGCGACAGGCCAGTGTCACAGTCGCGGACAGCGCCAATGGCCCGCGACAGACCAGTGTCACAACTTCCACCGCCGCCGTACAACTTTCAACACGAACAGTTAAAGCCGCAACCCCACAGATTTCAACAGGGGCGGTTCAGGTAAACATATCAACTGCTGACATCGCCAGTGGCACCGCCCTGGGGCAGATCAATGGACCAACCATCGCGGTAAATGCCATCCTTATTTCCACCGCCTCCTCCACTGCGGACGAGGTGTTCCCGTCGACCGGCCAGCCCGGACTTGCCGGCATTGACATGCCCGGCATCAGTCGCGTGCCGCTGAATTACTTCAAATTTTCCGTTTCGACCTCAGCCGCGGAAATTGATGTCGTTATAACCGCCAAAGAAGCGGAACTCTCAAAAAAAGAAGAAGAACTGCGCCAAGCCCAGCACCGGACCGAGCGGGAACTTTTGGAATATGAAACCCACAAAAGCGAGATAATACTCGGCCGGATTTATCTGGCTCTTAAAGAGCTGGCGGTGAAAGAGGGCGTGAGCGTGGTAGTGGACAAGCGCAATATCCTTTTCGGCCATTCCGCGGTTGACCTGACAGATAAACTTATTAAAAAACTTGAGGAAAGCCCGATATGA
- the bamA gene encoding outer membrane protein assembly factor BamA, whose translation MKKHILLLLLPFAFASFSAAQGTPAPAAAAVSAGASTAPASAIAQPVPVEISTETPVAPPSQPVAVVADSASTTSAVSALPGLAAFPAAETTAEKNKGPWEVYETAVKGAINVKPKVVLKTGKAKKGALYYTDYVNSDIESILGLGSMENVSVDIAELPDKPSAAKFSALSASSATARITYIVSEKPMIKEIALKGNKELSKSSVKNEMSLKEKDFFDELKMREDLIKITDKYHEKGFIDARADYEIRYDTAARLCFLTVSVSEGKKAKVAEVKLEGAKAFKLKKLVKKLKNRPKKIYSPQDFDADLKVLETYYKNNGYSDFKITSSSVSFNGDRSLVFISIAITEGARQRFGGTYFSGNTVYLSKDLAEAVAYREGKVFNQDNFDETLRAIQDKYADKGYLKAQIKPAKVPNEKTGGLDIEFGITENNPIYVDHVDVEGNKATKTYVLKREITQKEGEVFSSSKIRRSQERIFNLGFIDDVSPVINPTSDPDKVDLVFDVTEGKPGMLTAGAGISSTDGLVGTLSLSHLNLFGRAYKTSLSWSFGKRVNDYTLSWSTPWVGKHPMTLGVDLYNTRRYKPYQTTLSAYTEQRTGGRVTLAPRFQDDKYTLTTSYTYEKVRISSVEAQYAGELPEGTSVTSSIYVEFARDTRDNVWDPTRGSRIALGLDFTGGPFGGDENYYKPSLTTTYNLKLFSIEDYPFVLAASNRLGYIAHFGSTRSVPVTERYFIGGADTIRGYSNNGQIGPPNGGNVYDILNIEFKIPLAREHKRTIVQWAFFFDLGNSWNHFNNVNLHSGSGVNTLKAGAGFGIRFTTPAFPIRLDWGYGFNHKPGEQRSDIYFTLGNLF comes from the coding sequence ATGAAAAAACATATACTGCTCCTGCTTTTACCTTTCGCTTTCGCTTCTTTCTCCGCCGCCCAGGGAACGCCGGCCCCGGCCGCAGCAGCAGTTTCCGCCGGCGCCTCAACCGCCCCCGCTTCCGCGATAGCCCAGCCGGTTCCCGTCGAGATATCTACGGAAACCCCTGTTGCCCCCCCCTCACAGCCGGTCGCGGTCGTCGCGGACAGCGCCAGTACCACATCCGCCGTTTCGGCCCTCCCCGGCCTCGCCGCCTTCCCCGCCGCTGAAACAACAGCGGAGAAGAATAAGGGCCCCTGGGAAGTGTATGAGACCGCCGTGAAAGGCGCCATTAATGTGAAACCGAAAGTTGTGCTGAAAACCGGCAAAGCTAAAAAAGGCGCTCTTTACTACACTGACTACGTTAACTCGGACATTGAGTCTATTTTAGGCCTTGGCAGCATGGAAAATGTTTCAGTGGATATCGCGGAACTTCCCGACAAGCCCTCGGCGGCCAAGTTCAGCGCCCTGTCGGCCTCAAGCGCGACCGCGCGCATCACTTACATCGTCTCGGAAAAACCGATGATAAAGGAAATAGCGCTGAAGGGCAACAAGGAACTTTCAAAATCCTCCGTAAAAAATGAGATGTCCCTGAAAGAAAAAGATTTTTTTGACGAACTGAAAATGCGGGAAGACCTCATAAAAATAACCGATAAATACCACGAAAAAGGCTTCATAGACGCCAGGGCCGATTATGAAATCCGTTACGACACGGCCGCGCGTCTCTGTTTCCTTACTGTGTCGGTGAGCGAGGGCAAAAAAGCCAAGGTGGCGGAGGTAAAACTGGAAGGAGCTAAAGCTTTTAAGCTCAAAAAACTGGTGAAAAAGCTGAAAAACCGTCCGAAAAAGATTTATTCTCCGCAGGATTTCGACGCGGACCTGAAAGTTCTGGAAACCTATTACAAGAACAACGGCTACAGCGATTTCAAAATAACCTCATCTTCCGTTTCGTTCAACGGGGACAGAAGCCTGGTTTTCATAAGCATCGCCATAACTGAAGGCGCGCGGCAGCGCTTCGGCGGCACTTATTTTTCCGGCAATACCGTTTATCTTTCAAAGGACCTCGCCGAGGCCGTGGCATACCGCGAAGGCAAGGTTTTCAACCAGGACAATTTTGACGAAACACTGCGCGCCATCCAGGATAAATATGCCGACAAAGGCTACCTGAAGGCCCAGATAAAACCCGCGAAAGTGCCGAACGAAAAAACAGGCGGACTGGATATTGAATTCGGCATTACAGAAAACAACCCGATCTATGTGGATCACGTGGATGTGGAGGGCAACAAGGCCACCAAAACCTATGTGCTCAAGCGCGAAATAACGCAAAAAGAAGGCGAGGTTTTCAGCTCCTCAAAAATAAGACGCAGCCAGGAAAGGATTTTTAACCTGGGTTTTATCGACGATGTGAGCCCCGTGATAAACCCCACCTCCGATCCGGACAAAGTGGACCTGGTTTTTGATGTCACCGAAGGCAAGCCCGGCATGCTTACGGCCGGCGCCGGGATCTCCTCTACGGACGGGCTGGTGGGAACGCTCTCTCTGTCGCACCTGAACCTTTTCGGGCGGGCTTACAAAACCTCCCTGTCATGGAGCTTCGGTAAAAGGGTGAATGATTATACCCTTAGCTGGTCCACCCCCTGGGTGGGAAAACACCCCATGACGCTTGGCGTGGATCTTTACAATACCCGCCGCTATAAGCCTTACCAAACCACGCTTTCCGCCTATACCGAGCAGCGCACCGGCGGCAGGGTGACGCTCGCCCCAAGATTCCAGGACGACAAATACACCCTTACCACTTCCTACACCTATGAAAAGGTGAGGATATCGTCAGTGGAAGCGCAATACGCAGGAGAGCTGCCCGAAGGCACCAGCGTGACTTCCTCAATTTACGTGGAATTCGCGCGCGACACCAGGGATAATGTGTGGGATCCCACCCGCGGCTCGCGCATAGCGCTGGGGCTTGATTTTACCGGCGGACCTTTTGGAGGGGATGAGAACTATTATAAGCCGAGCCTGACTACAACTTATAACCTCAAGCTTTTCTCCATAGAAGATTATCCGTTCGTGCTGGCGGCATCGAACCGCCTGGGTTACATAGCGCATTTCGGCTCCACCCGCAGTGTGCCCGTTACGGAACGTTATTTTATCGGCGGCGCCGACACGATAAGGGGTTACTCGAACAACGGCCAGATCGGCCCGCCCAACGGCGGCAATGTTTACGACATACTGAATATAGAGTTTAAAATCCCGCTCGCGAGGGAGCACAAGCGCACCATAGTGCAATGGGCCTTCTTCTTTGACCTGGGCAATTCCTGGAACCACTTCAACAATGTAAACCTGCACAGCGGCTCAGGCGTGAATACCCTGAAAGCGGGCGCCGGTTTCGGCATCCGTTTCACCACGCCGGCTTTCCCAATAAGGCTTGACTGGGGTTACGGCTTTAACCACAAGCCGGGTGAGCAGCGTTCGGATATTTATTTTACGCTCGGGAATTTGTTCTAG
- a CDS encoding PhoH family protein has protein sequence MKKTYILDTNVLIHDPLSFTKFDDNTVVIPISVLQELDTFKTAADERGKSARVVSRRLDEYRAKGKLNVGVKLENGGILKIELDHLQVLPPEFKLNEMDDRILNSAFWLAKEKNNVVLVTKDINLRLKSDAVGIKAEDYEAGKVKVDELYPGLSPREVSSAVIDRFYKDKSVKNEAADLAPNEFVIFRAKEDPKKTAIGRCDPADGSVIRALNPEPSPWGIRPMNKEQRCAMELLLDDNVKLVTLIGTAGTGKTLISLACGLQKAVDDNIYKRLIICRSVVPVGRDIGFLPGTKEEKLSTWMGAIYDNLEIIMDKRHQEDSMQKFEYLLQNEKIEIASVSHIRGRSLPKQYMLVDDAQNLSPHEIKTILSRAGEGTKVVVTGDPYQIDNPYLDIASNGLTYIVDRMKGQKLYGHLTFTKTERSQLASLVAELL, from the coding sequence ATGAAAAAAACTTACATATTGGACACCAATGTGCTCATTCACGATCCGCTTTCTTTCACCAAATTTGACGACAACACCGTTGTAATACCTATTTCCGTTCTGCAGGAGCTGGACACCTTTAAAACCGCGGCCGACGAGCGCGGCAAGAGCGCGCGCGTGGTTTCGCGCCGTCTTGACGAGTATCGCGCCAAGGGCAAGCTTAATGTCGGCGTTAAACTTGAAAACGGCGGCATATTGAAAATAGAGCTGGACCATCTGCAGGTGCTTCCGCCGGAGTTTAAGCTCAACGAGATGGATGATCGCATTCTTAACAGCGCTTTCTGGCTTGCCAAAGAAAAAAACAATGTGGTGCTGGTCACCAAAGACATTAACCTGCGCCTGAAATCCGACGCCGTAGGGATAAAGGCCGAGGATTACGAGGCGGGCAAAGTAAAAGTGGACGAGCTCTATCCGGGCCTCAGCCCCCGGGAGGTAAGCTCCGCCGTCATAGATAGGTTTTACAAAGACAAGTCCGTAAAAAACGAAGCGGCGGACCTGGCTCCTAATGAATTCGTTATTTTCAGGGCTAAGGAAGACCCCAAAAAAACAGCCATAGGCCGCTGTGACCCTGCGGACGGTTCGGTAATACGGGCGTTAAATCCCGAACCGTCGCCCTGGGGCATCAGGCCCATGAACAAGGAACAGCGCTGCGCCATGGAGCTTTTGCTGGACGATAATGTAAAACTGGTAACCCTTATCGGCACGGCGGGCACGGGCAAAACGCTTATATCGCTGGCCTGCGGTCTGCAGAAAGCCGTTGACGACAATATTTACAAGCGGCTGATCATCTGCCGTTCCGTGGTGCCCGTGGGGCGCGACATCGGTTTTTTGCCCGGCACCAAGGAAGAGAAACTTTCCACCTGGATGGGCGCCATTTACGACAACCTTGAGATAATAATGGACAAGCGCCACCAGGAGGACTCCATGCAGAAGTTTGAATATCTCCTGCAGAACGAGAAGATCGAAATAGCCTCCGTCAGCCACATACGCGGCCGTTCGCTGCCGAAACAATACATGCTGGTGGACGACGCCCAGAACCTGAGTCCGCATGAAATTAAAACCATACTAAGCCGCGCGGGCGAGGGCACCAAAGTGGTGGTAACCGGCGACCCCTATCAGATAGACAACCCTTACCTTGACATCGCCTCGAACGGCCTTACCTATATAGTGGACCGCATGAAAGGCCAGAAGCTTTACGGCCACCTGACATTCACCAAAACCGAGCGCAGCCAGCTGGCGTCCCTGGTAGCGGAGCTGCTGTAA
- a CDS encoding U32 family peptidase, producing MKTISCFSSLEEIGPLAAAGASELYCAVNPLPSFREASALKNLAEFRRAASRARSLGLKISLAVNALRLQCSVPSAQRLAALCAEAEAAGADAFIISNISALKIFADYKFKPKAALHLSSVQPCFNSVAAAFFIRLGFSRLILPNQLAPREAGALLRLCRKKGVETEIFDYRFFGCAYINGRCHLHLPEYHTLKANVPDGSLCRVNIPVGKHLKPLYPGKGETNAALAKTAARRLSARLACGGAPRMANAAAFFDFLTAGVNYLKYGTRQDPAAVKTRKVRQMRDMADMAEKLSADLGTEKARDVFIEKMTAWKGS from the coding sequence ATGAAGACCATTTCCTGTTTTTCGAGCCTGGAAGAAATAGGTCCGCTCGCCGCCGCGGGAGCCTCGGAGCTTTATTGCGCGGTAAATCCTCTCCCCTCTTTCCGGGAAGCTTCGGCGCTCAAAAACCTCGCTGAATTCAGACGGGCCGCCAGCAGGGCACGAAGCCTTGGGCTGAAGATCAGCCTGGCCGTGAACGCCCTGCGCCTGCAGTGCAGCGTCCCCTCGGCGCAAAGGCTGGCCGCCCTTTGCGCCGAGGCCGAAGCCGCCGGCGCGGACGCGTTCATAATTTCTAATATCTCCGCGCTTAAAATATTCGCGGACTACAAATTCAAGCCGAAGGCGGCGCTGCATTTAAGCTCCGTACAGCCCTGCTTTAACAGCGTGGCGGCCGCTTTTTTTATCCGTCTCGGATTTTCGCGGCTGATACTGCCGAACCAGCTGGCGCCGCGCGAAGCCGGAGCGCTGCTGCGGCTTTGCCGGAAAAAAGGGGTTGAAACCGAAATTTTTGATTACCGGTTTTTCGGCTGCGCTTACATAAACGGCCGCTGTCATCTGCACCTGCCCGAATATCACACGCTGAAAGCCAACGTGCCGGACGGCTCGCTTTGCCGCGTCAATATCCCGGTCGGCAAACACTTGAAACCGCTCTATCCCGGAAAAGGCGAAACGAACGCGGCGCTCGCTAAAACCGCAGCCAGAAGGCTGTCCGCGAGACTTGCTTGCGGCGGTGCCCCGCGCATGGCCAACGCCGCCGCTTTTTTCGATTTTTTAACGGCGGGCGTGAACTACCTGAAATACGGCACCCGCCAGGATCCCGCCGCCGTTAAAACCCGCAAGGTCAGACAGATGCGCGATATGGCCGATATGGCGGAAAAACTTTCAGCCGACCTCGGGACCGAAAAGGCAAGGGATGTATTTATAGAAAAAATGACCGCCTGGAAGGGAAGTTGA
- a CDS encoding radical SAM protein translates to MANREQKTGWISEQSCVSMAHTCNLYCLYCHNPPDGAKKNPLKTAALIKTAGVKAVSLEGAGEPTASPDFFTWIKALKAAGVKNFMLSTNAVALSDSAFCRKAAADIDFFTVNFPSHHAEVYASVTRSVKFPMALKGLANIKALGAEEKIRFFHIISSENYRLLPEFALWTMKNFPRAAFVNFTFVRNKGRALKAPGIVPRYSRVSPFIKLALARLKLKGRKAVVQNMPLCALENFEGFSFEFQRWRRGDRVLEGGIDPKAPHPACARCRLEPACCGARPDYLKVHGGKELKASKKDPFSIKPEKF, encoded by the coding sequence ATGGCGAACCGTGAACAAAAAACCGGCTGGATAAGCGAGCAGTCCTGCGTCAGCATGGCCCACACCTGTAATCTCTACTGCCTTTACTGCCATAATCCGCCCGACGGCGCAAAAAAAAACCCTTTAAAAACGGCGGCCCTGATAAAAACCGCGGGGGTAAAAGCCGTAAGCCTTGAAGGCGCGGGCGAGCCTACGGCCAGCCCGGATTTTTTCACCTGGATAAAGGCGCTGAAAGCCGCCGGCGTGAAAAATTTCATGCTTTCCACCAACGCCGTGGCGCTCTCCGACAGCGCTTTCTGCCGGAAAGCGGCCGCTGATATCGATTTTTTTACCGTCAACTTCCCCTCTCACCACGCGGAGGTTTACGCCTCCGTCACGCGCAGCGTAAAATTCCCGATGGCCCTTAAAGGCCTGGCGAACATCAAGGCCCTGGGCGCCGAGGAAAAAATACGGTTTTTCCATATCATCTCAAGCGAAAACTACCGCCTGCTGCCCGAGTTCGCGCTCTGGACCATGAAAAATTTTCCGCGCGCCGCGTTCGTAAATTTCACTTTTGTGCGCAATAAAGGCCGGGCGCTGAAAGCCCCCGGGATAGTGCCGCGTTACTCGCGGGTTTCGCCGTTCATAAAACTGGCGCTGGCAAGGCTCAAACTTAAAGGCCGCAAGGCGGTGGTGCAGAATATGCCGCTTTGCGCGCTGGAAAATTTTGAGGGGTTTTCGTTTGAATTCCAGCGCTGGCGCCGCGGCGACAGGGTGCTTGAAGGCGGCATAGATCCCAAAGCGCCGCATCCCGCCTGCGCGCGCTGCAGACTTGAACCCGCGTGCTGCGGAGCCAGGCCGGATTACCTGAAAGTCCACGGCGGCAAAGAACTTAAGGCTTCAAAAAAAGACCCCTTCTCCATAAAGCCGGAAAAATTTTAA
- a CDS encoding alpha/beta fold hydrolase, with protein MKFKTSDGCLIAASYGAPAKGKLVFVNIHGLGSNKGEWGAFEKILKARSAGWLSLDLRGHGQSLECAGIKADYRAFGPGDWNAAAKDIAAAVDWLKKRKIPASRTALCGASVGANLALKAAVDHSLKPAAVIMLSPGLVYAGVGIEEYFLRPLPFSLLLAASPDDYYAWQSSMRLFEEARIQKLPASSKQPAGHSAPAHSEKAVFRQGVSGHGVNMFSGAGAPLMEEIALWAAAR; from the coding sequence GTGAAATTTAAAACCAGCGATGGCTGCCTTATTGCCGCCTCTTACGGCGCTCCCGCCAAGGGGAAACTTGTTTTTGTCAATATTCACGGCCTTGGCTCAAATAAGGGCGAGTGGGGCGCCTTTGAAAAAATCCTTAAAGCGCGGAGCGCGGGCTGGCTTTCGCTTGACCTGAGGGGCCACGGGCAAAGCCTTGAGTGCGCGGGCATAAAAGCGGATTACAGGGCTTTCGGCCCCGGGGACTGGAATGCCGCCGCCAAAGATATAGCTGCCGCCGTTGACTGGCTGAAAAAAAGAAAAATCCCCGCTTCGAGAACGGCGCTTTGCGGCGCCAGCGTGGGGGCGAATCTGGCTTTAAAAGCGGCGGTTGATCATTCGCTTAAGCCGGCCGCGGTAATAATGCTTTCACCGGGACTTGTTTACGCCGGGGTTGGTATTGAGGAGTATTTTTTGCGGCCCCTGCCTTTTTCCCTGCTTTTGGCGGCCTCCCCCGACGATTATTATGCCTGGCAAAGCTCCATGCGCCTTTTTGAGGAGGCCCGGATTCAAAAGCTCCCCGCTTCTTCCAAACAACCGGCGGGGCATTCCGCGCCCGCCCATAGCGAAAAAGCCGTCTTCCGGCAGGGCGTGTCAGGCCATGGAGTCAATATGTTCTCCGGCGCCGGCGCGCCGTTAATGGAAGAAATAGCGCTTTGGGCGGCGGCCAGGTAA